From the Nodularia sp. NIES-3585 genome, one window contains:
- a CDS encoding glycosyltransferase family 4 protein gives MKICIVTHVVQKGDGQGRVNYEVAKEAIRRGYQLTLLAREVAPELKQNSAVNWIPITVKSYPTELIRNLIFAQKTANWLRQHRGDFDLVKVNGAITKEEADINAVHFVHSSWLRSPVHSSRIRRDLYGFYQWLYTAVNARWEKQAFHKAKVVVAVSEKVAQELVSIGVPRSRIRVIVNGVDLQEFAPGLGDRQKLGLPTDVNLALFAGDIRTPRKNLDTVLHALAKVPDLHLAVVGNTEGSPFPPLAASLGLNERVHFMGYRRDIPEIMRSADLFVFPSRYEACTLVLLEALSSGMPVITALATGGAELVTPESGIVLSDSDDLEALTQALQLLTSDRTLRQQMGKTARSIAEQHSWTNMAQTYLDLFEELINHEKYSSHPHLSSSSGSITLPSSTTSTN, from the coding sequence ATGAAAATTTGCATTGTTACCCATGTCGTACAAAAAGGCGATGGTCAGGGTAGAGTTAATTACGAAGTTGCCAAAGAAGCAATTCGGCGCGGTTATCAGTTGACATTATTAGCCAGAGAAGTAGCACCAGAACTGAAACAAAATAGTGCAGTCAACTGGATTCCTATTACAGTAAAAAGTTATCCCACTGAATTGATCCGGAATTTAATATTTGCCCAAAAAACCGCCAATTGGTTGCGCCAACATCGTGGAGATTTTGACTTAGTAAAAGTCAACGGTGCAATTACTAAGGAGGAGGCTGATATCAATGCTGTACATTTTGTCCATAGTTCTTGGCTGCGATCGCCTGTACATAGTTCTCGGATACGCCGTGATCTGTATGGGTTTTACCAGTGGTTATATACTGCTGTGAATGCCCGTTGGGAAAAACAAGCTTTTCACAAAGCTAAAGTCGTTGTAGCAGTCTCAGAGAAAGTAGCCCAAGAATTAGTGAGTATTGGTGTGCCGCGTTCTCGGATTCGGGTAATTGTGAATGGCGTTGACTTACAAGAATTTGCTCCTGGTTTAGGCGATCGCCAAAAATTAGGTCTACCCACAGATGTAAATTTGGCTTTATTTGCCGGAGACATCCGTACACCCAGGAAGAACTTAGATACAGTACTGCACGCCTTGGCGAAAGTTCCCGACTTACATCTAGCCGTAGTAGGCAATACAGAAGGTAGCCCTTTTCCCCCGTTAGCAGCTTCTCTAGGGTTAAATGAACGGGTGCATTTTATGGGATATCGCCGGGATATTCCAGAGATTATGCGGTCAGCAGACTTATTCGTGTTTCCTTCCCGTTATGAAGCCTGCACCCTGGTATTACTAGAAGCCCTTTCCTCTGGAATGCCTGTAATTACTGCCCTTGCTACCGGGGGTGCAGAATTAGTAACTCCAGAATCTGGAATAGTTTTGTCAGACTCAGATGATCTGGAAGCTTTGACACAAGCATTGCAATTACTAACTAGCGATCGCACCTTGCGCCAACAGATGGGGAAAACTGCACGTTCAATCGCAGAACAACATAGTTGGACGAATATGGCACAAACTTATTTGGATCTCTTTGAGGAGTTAATTAATCATGAGAAATACAGTTCTCATCCCCACTTATCGTCGTCCTCTGGATCTATCACGTTGCCTTCTAGCACTACAAGCACAAACTAA
- a CDS encoding NACHT domain-containing protein, with protein MPRNIRWDESLLENVLILVEALMELSELQPENLQPKPPLYVQWEADKLRVTGYETRSTRGKIARKVEVGTKKEDLLKLVTTVGKTLKLPQRQKESGSSQPERELQEVQYFLDSLRELGLLTEDGRNTRKNQGYWKFTLTLKHQTASKEENLEVVKQKWNEHPKTKAISQPNPTTETSIDWRDICHKSLEDAKLRHKATEKGFEVNVYVPLGLVERKQQQRRGEQERREQENPYALDKEVIVKTYEHDNFLQEVIGQKPAGNHKHIAIIGEPGAGKTTLLTNIASFIKDKSEDLPIFISLANLQGKTIEDYLLKIWLTQAMKLVKVVVTPEIEHQLIERFSKGGVWLLLDGVDEMGESSPIQALTKINQALKQLPIEVRVVLTCRLNVWDTNVNNTLTGFDIYKTQEFKPEQIDDFIQQWFTCAEKQQRGEELKAKLKSTKYEKICKLVTNPLRLALLCQTFYLDNQGELPETKAALYQRFSRYFYEWKPEQLTELINSDDLKDDLHNALSKLAFAGINSAARFRLKQSLARQQMGEKLFKLACDVGWLNLVDRLAGTDEAVYAFFHANFQEYFAALQVNDWREFFKPIPNLKGGQNKLQDRLYKPHSF; from the coding sequence ATGCCAAGGAATATTCGGTGGGATGAATCGCTTTTAGAGAATGTGCTGATTTTGGTGGAAGCTTTAATGGAACTGTCTGAACTGCAACCAGAAAACTTACAACCAAAACCCCCGCTTTATGTTCAGTGGGAAGCTGATAAACTGCGCGTTACAGGATACGAAACTAGATCGACACGAGGAAAAATAGCTAGAAAAGTTGAAGTTGGTACAAAAAAGGAAGACTTACTCAAGCTTGTGACAACGGTAGGTAAAACCTTAAAACTGCCTCAGCGCCAAAAAGAATCTGGTAGCAGTCAGCCAGAAAGAGAATTGCAGGAAGTGCAGTATTTTCTCGACAGTCTCAGAGAGTTGGGACTGTTGACCGAAGATGGCAGAAATACCAGAAAGAATCAAGGTTATTGGAAATTTACGCTGACGCTGAAACATCAAACTGCATCAAAGGAAGAGAATTTGGAGGTGGTGAAGCAGAAGTGGAACGAACACCCCAAGACAAAAGCAATTTCTCAGCCTAACCCAACCACAGAGACAAGCATTGACTGGCGCGATATTTGCCACAAAAGCTTAGAAGATGCAAAACTCAGACACAAAGCCACAGAGAAAGGTTTTGAAGTCAATGTTTATGTTCCTTTAGGACTGGTGGAACGCAAACAGCAGCAACGCCGAGGTGAACAGGAACGGCGAGAACAAGAAAATCCCTATGCATTAGATAAAGAAGTCATTGTCAAAACTTATGAACATGACAACTTTCTTCAAGAAGTGATTGGACAAAAACCAGCCGGAAATCACAAGCATATTGCCATCATCGGAGAACCAGGTGCAGGTAAGACAACTTTATTAACTAATATCGCCTCTTTTATTAAAGACAAATCTGAAGATTTACCCATCTTTATATCTCTTGCTAACTTGCAAGGAAAGACTATTGAAGACTATTTACTCAAAATCTGGCTGACTCAAGCCATGAAATTAGTTAAAGTTGTCGTCACTCCAGAAATAGAACATCAGTTAATCGAACGCTTCAGCAAAGGAGGGGTTTGGCTGCTGTTAGATGGTGTAGATGAAATGGGTGAAAGTTCTCCCATCCAAGCATTAACCAAAATTAATCAAGCACTCAAACAATTGCCCATAGAGGTGCGGGTGGTGCTGACTTGTCGGTTAAATGTTTGGGATACCAATGTTAATAATACACTTACAGGTTTTGACATCTATAAAACCCAAGAGTTTAAACCAGAGCAAATTGACGATTTCATTCAGCAATGGTTTACCTGTGCTGAAAAGCAACAGCGCGGGGAAGAACTCAAGGCGAAATTAAAATCAACTAAATATGAAAAAATCTGTAAATTGGTAACAAATCCTTTGCGTTTGGCGCTGTTGTGTCAAACTTTCTATCTGGACAATCAAGGAGAACTACCAGAAACTAAAGCCGCGCTTTATCAGAGATTTAGCCGCTATTTTTATGAATGGAAACCTGAACAACTTACTGAACTGATTAACTCTGATGATTTGAAGGATGATTTACACAACGCTTTAAGTAAATTGGCTTTTGCAGGTATTAATAGTGCGGCTAGATTTCGCTTGAAGCAGAGTTTAGCACGGCAACAAATGGGTGAAAAGTTGTTTAAATTAGCTTGTGATGTCGGTTGGTTGAATTTAGTAGACAGGTTAGCGGGAACAGATGAAGCAGTTTATGCTTTTTTTCATGCCAACTTTCAGGAATACTTTGCAGCGCTACAGGTTAATGATTGGCGCGAGTTTTTTAAACCTATTCCCAACCTGAAGGGGGGACAAAATAAGCTACAAGACAGACTCTATAAGCCTCATAGCTTTTAG
- a CDS encoding HEAT repeat domain-containing protein: MFSAWFVAPSGPGNYEAKETLQNLINDNDDYFVPPFWLNNLKFDDQIEVIRRHIFLPPHNQINADCDNEKVFNNEDIIVNWIDLINTSIDDGNPKQFEANDRLEKIVIGNPEAIEPILSIIQDSLIKKQNKDYFIILKLLALIPKLGIYSLKLISILIELVNNNNFDKTCNRIIQEHTIGVLGTVGTGNEVVFKLLVNLLHNDKDWGVRLSALGSLGAILKGEMFSLAVMHLKGYLQDSIFQNSDTRGIYVECYWVLWHCAQNMTYQDFYQARHAGEDSENLDSPSETFTPQNLQAAINSDRLLSQTIHLICIDTSKFIDPNHPASKIYTEIVKAGCPKCGDGTPKTMTELQTYWDLLETDKCVVLVFYQGMGSQSPQLSDRILNHLSKFNNTICVISDQTTNDILNSLRSLQS; this comes from the coding sequence TTGTTTTCAGCTTGGTTTGTCGCCCCGTCAGGTCCAGGTAATTATGAAGCCAAGGAAACACTGCAAAATTTAATTAACGATAATGATGATTATTTCGTTCCTCCATTTTGGTTAAATAATCTTAAATTTGATGACCAGATAGAAGTTATCAGAAGACATATATTTTTACCGCCACACAATCAAATAAATGCTGATTGTGACAATGAAAAAGTTTTTAACAATGAAGATATTATAGTAAATTGGATTGACTTAATTAATACCTCTATTGACGATGGTAATCCAAAGCAATTTGAAGCTAATGATAGATTAGAAAAAATAGTGATTGGCAATCCAGAAGCTATTGAACCTATTCTTTCAATAATACAAGACTCTCTGATTAAAAAGCAAAATAAAGATTACTTTATTATACTAAAGTTACTTGCACTTATACCAAAGCTCGGAATCTATTCTTTAAAATTAATTTCAATTTTAATTGAATTAGTAAATAATAATAACTTTGATAAAACTTGTAATAGGATAATTCAGGAACATACTATTGGAGTATTAGGAACAGTTGGTACTGGAAATGAAGTAGTTTTTAAACTTTTGGTTAATTTGCTACATAACGATAAAGATTGGGGTGTGCGTTTGTCTGCTCTTGGCAGTCTAGGAGCAATCCTTAAGGGTGAAATGTTTTCGTTAGCAGTTATGCACTTAAAGGGATACTTACAAGATTCTATTTTTCAAAATAGTGATACTCGTGGTATTTACGTGGAATGCTATTGGGTACTTTGGCACTGCGCCCAAAATATGACTTATCAAGATTTTTATCAAGCACGGCACGCTGGGGAGGACTCAGAAAATTTAGATTCGCCTAGCGAGACTTTTACACCCCAAAACCTGCAAGCTGCGATTAACAGCGATCGCCTACTCAGTCAAACCATCCACCTCATCTGCATCGACACTAGCAAATTTATTGACCCCAATCACCCAGCATCTAAAATTTACACTGAAATCGTCAAAGCTGGCTGTCCCAAGTGCGGAGATGGCACACCAAAGACAATGACGGAACTTCAAACCTATTGGGACTTGCTAGAAACTGACAAATGTGTGGTTTTAGTGTTTTATCAAGGTATGGGTTCACAATCACCACAATTAAGCGATCGCATCCTCAACCACCTCAGCAAATTTAACAATACCATTTGTGTCATCAGCGACCAAACAACCAATGATATTTTAAATAGCCTGCGGAGTCTGCAAAGTTAA
- a CDS encoding glycosyltransferase family 2 protein has protein sequence MKNINSGGLENEPLVSVIIPTYNRPEYLQQAIASAINQTYQNIEIIVSDNCSPENPQAIVEAFGDARIRFWRQPQNLGMIANQMHGFKMARGKYVASLHDDDMWNQDFLAKLVPPLEANSDLILAFCDQYIIDADSRIIAAKTQLNTRSYKRDQIAPGVHQPFDQIGLIDKSIPTAAACVIRNNLIDWDSIPAEIGGMWDLYLTYLCCISGHGAYYHPERLTLYREHDQTDTKLSGSKNVEAKIRKAKSEIFCYKLFIEDSRIQKLKTHFQQKWLESHTTLGIGLLRNQQTKLARSYLWQALKQQKFNFRTIVALAISFTPKILANPVLRISK, from the coding sequence ATGAAGAACATCAATTCTGGTGGATTAGAGAACGAGCCTCTGGTCAGTGTGATTATCCCAACTTATAATCGACCGGAGTATCTTCAGCAGGCGATCGCAAGTGCTATTAACCAGACTTATCAAAATATTGAAATCATTGTTTCTGATAACTGTAGTCCAGAAAATCCCCAAGCAATTGTCGAAGCGTTTGGAGATGCGCGCATTCGCTTTTGGCGACAACCGCAAAATCTCGGCATGATTGCCAATCAGATGCACGGCTTCAAAATGGCACGTGGTAAATATGTTGCTAGCCTCCACGATGACGATATGTGGAATCAAGACTTTTTAGCCAAGCTTGTACCACCATTAGAAGCTAATTCTGATTTAATTCTGGCTTTTTGTGACCAATATATTATAGATGCAGATAGCAGAATTATAGCTGCTAAAACACAACTAAATACGCGTAGTTACAAGCGAGATCAAATTGCTCCAGGAGTCCATCAACCTTTTGATCAAATTGGGTTAATAGATAAAAGTATCCCCACTGCTGCCGCTTGTGTGATTCGCAATAACTTGATTGATTGGGATAGTATTCCCGCAGAAATTGGCGGTATGTGGGATTTGTATTTAACTTACCTCTGCTGTATATCTGGTCATGGTGCTTACTATCATCCAGAAAGACTAACATTATATCGAGAACATGATCAGACTGATACTAAGCTGAGTGGTAGTAAAAATGTTGAGGCAAAAATTCGCAAAGCCAAAAGCGAAATTTTCTGCTACAAACTGTTTATCGAAGATAGTCGGATACAGAAACTAAAAACACATTTTCAACAGAAATGGTTGGAATCCCATACAACTTTAGGCATTGGTTTATTACGCAATCAACAGACTAAATTAGCACGTTCTTATCTTTGGCAGGCACTGAAGCAGCAAAAATTTAATTTCCGCACCATCGTAGCACTAGCTATCAGTTTTACTCCCAAAATATTAGCTAATCCCGTATTAAGAATATCTAAATAG
- a CDS encoding phosphoadenylyl-sulfate reductase, which yields MVAAQTNLNISALEGEYSQRTPREIIKFALETYNNLSISFSGAEDVVLIDIASKITKDFRVFTLDTGRLHPETYQFLDQVREHYGIKLEVQFPDAGEVQALVEEKGLFSFYQDGHKECCGVRKVRPLRRKLNTLDAWITGQRKDQSPSTRNHIPVIEVDTAFSTPDHQLIKFNPLANWSSVQVWEYIRALDVPYNKLHERGFVSIGCEPCTRPVLPSQHEREGRWWWEESTMKECGLHAGNLEK from the coding sequence ATGGTAGCCGCCCAAACGAATTTAAATATTTCTGCTTTAGAAGGAGAATATAGTCAAAGAACACCAAGAGAAATTATCAAATTTGCCTTAGAGACTTATAACAATCTCTCAATTTCCTTTAGTGGTGCTGAGGATGTTGTCCTGATTGATATCGCCTCAAAAATTACCAAAGATTTCCGTGTTTTTACACTGGACACCGGACGCTTGCACCCAGAAACTTATCAGTTCTTGGATCAGGTAAGAGAACATTATGGGATTAAATTAGAAGTTCAATTCCCAGATGCTGGCGAAGTCCAAGCTTTAGTGGAAGAAAAGGGATTGTTTAGTTTCTATCAAGATGGTCACAAGGAATGCTGCGGAGTTCGCAAAGTCAGACCATTACGCCGCAAACTCAATACTCTTGATGCTTGGATTACCGGACAGCGCAAAGACCAAAGCCCTAGCACCCGCAACCATATTCCTGTAATTGAAGTTGATACGGCTTTTTCTACCCCAGACCATCAGTTAATTAAATTTAACCCCTTAGCAAACTGGTCTTCTGTTCAGGTGTGGGAATACATCCGCGCTTTAGATGTGCCTTACAATAAGCTGCATGAACGTGGTTTTGTCAGCATTGGTTGCGAACCTTGCACTCGACCTGTGTTACCTAGCCAGCATGAACGCGAAGGTCGCTGGTGGTGGGAAGAATCCACAATGAAAGAGTGCGGTTTACACGCTGGTAATTTAGAAAAATAG
- a CDS encoding glycosyltransferase family 2 protein: MENPKPKIVVVTPVKNEAWILDRFLSVTSQFADQIIIADQNSIDGSQDICKNYPKVTLIENKSEKFNESDRQLLLIQAARDLIPEHKIILALDADEILAANAIHTQSWQAMLKAKPGTVLFFEKPDLFVTTNQCLRTGILTPLGYVDDGAEHQPQKIHSVRIPMPEYAQRLHIHDIKVIHYAVTRLDAHASKLRLYSVIENVLEVSHPLGRRSRYPSKPDYLSLGKLETAAQEWFTGWEERGIDMHTIIKEKYYHYDFEVLRYFHKYGIQRFWMEDIWAYDWEACRQYAQSIGMSNIPDYQIPRTSKSIDLMRIVDITASMGTQSYKYLASVLKPSMKLG; this comes from the coding sequence ATGGAAAACCCAAAACCGAAAATTGTAGTAGTTACCCCTGTAAAAAACGAAGCTTGGATTTTAGATCGCTTTTTATCTGTTACTAGTCAATTTGCTGACCAGATCATTATTGCTGATCAAAATTCAATTGATGGTAGCCAGGATATTTGTAAAAATTATCCTAAAGTTACGCTGATTGAAAACAAATCAGAAAAGTTTAACGAATCAGACAGACAGTTATTATTGATTCAGGCAGCCAGAGATTTAATCCCAGAACATAAAATTATTTTGGCTTTGGATGCTGATGAAATATTAGCAGCTAATGCTATCCATACTCAAAGCTGGCAAGCCATGCTTAAAGCCAAGCCAGGAACGGTGTTATTTTTTGAAAAACCAGATTTATTTGTCACAACTAATCAATGTCTGAGAACTGGGATTTTGACACCCTTGGGTTATGTCGATGATGGCGCAGAACATCAGCCACAGAAAATTCATAGTGTGAGAATTCCCATGCCTGAATATGCTCAGAGATTACATATTCATGACATCAAGGTAATCCACTATGCTGTGACTCGTTTGGATGCACACGCCTCGAAATTACGTCTATATAGTGTGATTGAGAATGTATTAGAAGTTAGCCATCCTTTAGGCAGGCGATCGCGCTATCCTTCCAAACCTGATTATTTAAGTTTAGGCAAATTAGAAACTGCTGCCCAGGAGTGGTTTACAGGTTGGGAAGAACGGGGAATTGATATGCATACAATTATCAAAGAAAAGTATTATCACTACGATTTTGAAGTGCTGCGTTATTTTCATAAGTACGGTATTCAACGCTTTTGGATGGAAGATATTTGGGCATATGACTGGGAAGCGTGCCGTCAATATGCTCAGTCAATAGGTATGAGTAATATCCCTGATTATCAAATACCTAGAACATCTAAAAGCATAGATTTAATGAGAATTGTGGATATCACAGCCTCAATGGGTACTCAATCTTATAAATATCTGGCTTCAGTTCTCAAACCCTCAATGAAGTTGGGTTAA
- a CDS encoding IS4 family transposase — MIPSFYQKHLKSQLSLSEYLFIQILVNILQSIKNVNLERLANGIPLPIKFESRRKRIQRFLSLPNLTIEKIWFPIITEWLSIYFTNEKIIYVAIDRTNWSRINLFMVSVIWDKRAFPIYFKLLPKLGSSNIDEQQKILSQVMPLFQNYKICVLGDREFCSVKLAKYLKSLGIYFCLRLKKNEFVEFEKDIFQELNSLGLEPGVSFFIQGVKVTKTRGFMSFNVACKWKRKINGVAPKEGWFILTNFEALELAISAYKKRFDIEEMFRDFKKGGYNLEDTNVTGERFISLVLLIAIAYSSATIQGQKIKRKGIQKYIARIKEHGRTERRHSSFYIGLYGQTWVNFKDVCMDLVTELMKLNRNKRKYYQQGLKAMRLIESVL, encoded by the coding sequence ATGATACCTTCATTTTATCAAAAGCACTTAAAAAGTCAATTGAGTCTATCAGAATACCTGTTTATCCAAATTTTGGTGAACATCCTACAGTCAATTAAAAATGTGAATTTAGAAAGGTTAGCGAATGGGATACCTTTGCCAATTAAATTTGAGAGTAGAAGAAAAAGAATACAAAGATTTCTCTCATTACCAAATCTCACAATTGAAAAAATTTGGTTTCCCATCATTACGGAATGGTTATCAATATACTTCACTAACGAAAAAATAATTTATGTAGCAATTGATAGAACTAATTGGAGCCGAATAAATCTATTTATGGTGAGTGTCATTTGGGATAAAAGAGCATTTCCAATCTATTTTAAATTATTGCCAAAATTAGGGAGTAGCAACATAGATGAGCAACAAAAAATATTGTCTCAAGTCATGCCACTTTTTCAAAACTATAAAATATGTGTATTAGGTGATAGAGAATTTTGTTCTGTAAAACTGGCCAAGTACCTTAAATCATTGGGTATATACTTTTGCTTGCGATTAAAAAAGAACGAATTTGTAGAATTTGAAAAAGATATTTTTCAGGAATTAAACAGTCTGGGATTAGAACCAGGAGTATCATTCTTTATTCAAGGTGTAAAGGTAACAAAGACTCGCGGTTTTATGAGCTTTAACGTTGCTTGTAAATGGAAACGTAAAATCAACGGAGTAGCACCGAAAGAGGGATGGTTTATTTTAACGAATTTTGAGGCGTTAGAATTGGCTATTTCTGCCTATAAAAAGAGATTTGATATTGAGGAAATGTTTAGAGATTTCAAGAAGGGAGGCTATAATTTGGAGGATACTAATGTAACTGGTGAACGCTTTATTTCTCTAGTTTTATTGATAGCAATTGCTTACTCTTCTGCAACAATTCAGGGTCAAAAAATCAAACGGAAAGGAATACAAAAATATATTGCTCGGATCAAAGAACATGGTCGAACGGAACGGAGACATAGTAGTTTTTATATCGGCCTATATGGTCAAACTTGGGTCAATTTCAAGGATGTTTGTATGGATTTAGTCACGGAATTAATGAAATTAAATCGCAATAAACGTAAGTATTATCAACAAGGTCTAAAAGCTATGAGGCTTATAGAGTCTGTCTTGTAG
- a CDS encoding glycosyltransferase family 2 protein, whose translation MRNTVLIPTYRRPLDLSRCLLALQAQTKPVDQLIVVVRDTDTETWEFLAEFNSQNLPLQTVKVTESGVVAALNAGLAAVEGDVFSITDDDAAPHPDWLEKINAHFSRDSSVGGVGGRDWVHYGDKIEDGEESIVGKLQWFGRVIGNHHLGVGEPREVDVLKGVNMSFRTQAIGQLQFDQRMRGTGAQVHFEMAFTLTLKRAGWKMIYDPNVAVDHYPAQRFDEDQRHTFNEIAFINLVHNETLVLLEHLPRSRHIIFWLWAVLVGTRENLGLIQWLRLLPSQGKIAGQKLIVSWRGRWQAHKQFIVRN comes from the coding sequence ATGAGAAATACAGTTCTCATCCCCACTTATCGTCGTCCTCTGGATCTATCACGTTGCCTTCTAGCACTACAAGCACAAACTAAACCCGTTGATCAATTAATTGTAGTGGTACGGGATACGGATACAGAAACTTGGGAATTTCTCGCCGAATTTAATTCCCAAAATTTACCACTGCAAACTGTAAAGGTGACAGAATCAGGAGTAGTAGCCGCACTCAATGCCGGATTAGCCGCAGTGGAAGGAGATGTTTTTTCTATTACTGATGATGATGCCGCACCCCATCCTGATTGGTTAGAAAAAATCAATGCTCATTTTAGCCGTGATAGTAGTGTTGGTGGTGTCGGTGGTCGTGATTGGGTACACTACGGCGACAAAATCGAAGACGGTGAAGAATCAATAGTTGGTAAATTGCAGTGGTTCGGGCGAGTCATTGGGAATCATCATTTAGGAGTAGGAGAACCCCGTGAAGTTGATGTTCTCAAAGGCGTAAATATGAGTTTTCGGACTCAAGCAATTGGGCAATTACAATTTGATCAACGAATGCGGGGTACGGGAGCGCAAGTACACTTTGAAATGGCATTTACTCTGACTTTAAAGCGGGCAGGTTGGAAGATGATTTATGATCCAAATGTGGCAGTAGATCACTATCCCGCCCAACGTTTTGACGAAGACCAACGCCACACTTTTAATGAAATTGCTTTTATTAATTTAGTCCATAATGAAACTTTGGTTTTATTGGAACATTTGCCGCGATCGCGCCATATTATTTTCTGGCTTTGGGCAGTATTAGTCGGTACACGAGAAAATTTAGGTTTAATACAATGGCTACGACTTTTACCAAGTCAAGGTAAAATTGCCGGACAAAAATTAATAGTATCCTGGCGTGGACGTTGGCAAGCACATAAACAATTCATAGTTCGTAATTAA
- a CDS encoding O-antigen ligase — MISKQIHFNAFSESQFFPQERSLQGWLAIVGFLLLNVVCYFAGAAALLRLVYPVTALAVAVFLYLRHPILYIGFTWWIWFLTPLATRLVDYRIGWDPSRQMLVAPYLVVFVTIGTFLRHSPRASTQGGLPFILAFIGVFYGFLVGLVYNAPLPVARGFLDWLSPIIFAFHLFRNWRDYPSYRQNLQRIFLWAVLILGIYGIYQFVVAPEWDRYWLIESKMFTSSGDPEPFGMRVWSTLHSPGPFAYVMQTGLLLLFTSSGTLIFPASAVGYVSFLLTQVRTSWLGWLLGVVMIFGSVKEHIQMRLIAMILIMLMCVVPLANIEPISDVVTERLESFTNLEKDTSFKDRSGSYDRNLNLALSNVLGNGLGNIWKFNEKTGQLEVFVLDSGILDIFFTLGWLGAIPYLGGLILVIVSVLKYSEAHFDSFVSAARAIGLSTCVQLVGNSAMLSVPGMILWGFLAMAMAAHKYYEHQRINTFVDEVMNHR; from the coding sequence GTGATTTCTAAACAAATACATTTCAATGCTTTTTCAGAATCACAGTTTTTTCCGCAAGAGCGATCGCTACAGGGTTGGCTAGCTATTGTCGGCTTTTTATTACTGAACGTAGTTTGCTATTTTGCCGGCGCTGCTGCTTTGTTGCGGTTAGTTTATCCGGTGACAGCTTTAGCAGTAGCCGTATTTTTATACTTACGCCATCCCATTCTTTATATCGGCTTTACTTGGTGGATATGGTTCCTGACACCCTTAGCCACTCGCTTAGTTGACTATCGCATTGGCTGGGACCCCAGCCGTCAAATGCTTGTAGCTCCCTATTTAGTAGTATTTGTCACAATAGGGACTTTTTTACGCCATTCTCCTCGCGCTTCTACTCAGGGAGGATTACCGTTTATTTTGGCGTTTATTGGCGTGTTTTATGGTTTTTTAGTGGGTCTGGTTTACAATGCGCCGCTTCCTGTCGCCAGGGGTTTTTTGGATTGGCTTAGTCCCATTATCTTCGCTTTTCACTTATTTAGAAACTGGCGAGACTATCCCAGCTACCGCCAGAATCTACAACGTATATTTCTCTGGGCTGTGTTGATTTTAGGCATTTATGGCATCTATCAATTTGTAGTAGCACCAGAGTGGGATAGATACTGGCTAATAGAATCCAAAATGTTTACCAGTTCTGGAGATCCTGAACCTTTTGGAATGCGCGTGTGGAGTACTTTACACTCACCCGGACCTTTTGCCTATGTCATGCAAACAGGTTTATTATTATTATTTACCAGTTCAGGAACCCTAATTTTTCCAGCCTCCGCAGTTGGTTACGTGTCGTTTTTGTTGACACAAGTACGCACCAGTTGGTTGGGTTGGTTGCTAGGAGTAGTAATGATTTTTGGCTCTGTCAAGGAGCATATTCAAATGCGGTTAATTGCCATGATTTTAATCATGCTCATGTGTGTTGTGCCATTGGCAAACATTGAGCCTATTTCTGATGTGGTTACCGAGCGTTTGGAAAGTTTTACTAATTTAGAAAAAGATACTAGCTTTAAAGATAGATCGGGAAGCTATGACAGAAATTTAAATTTAGCCCTTTCTAATGTTTTAGGTAATGGGTTAGGAAATATTTGGAAATTCAACGAAAAAACTGGTCAATTAGAAGTTTTTGTCCTTGACAGCGGCATTTTAGATATTTTTTTTACCTTGGGCTGGTTGGGTGCAATACCTTATCTTGGTGGGTTAATTTTAGTGATAGTCAGCGTACTTAAATATAGTGAAGCCCATTTTGATAGTTTTGTCAGCGCCGCCCGCGCGATTGGGCTGAGTACTTGTGTGCAGTTAGTTGGCAATAGTGCGATGCTGAGTGTGCCGGGTATGATTCTTTGGGGATTTTTAGCTATGGCTATGGCCGCCCACAAGTACTATGAGCATCAAAGAATCAATACGTTTGTTGATGAAGTAATGAATCACCGTTAA